In the genome of Ptychodera flava strain L36383 chromosome 13, AS_Pfla_20210202, whole genome shotgun sequence, one region contains:
- the LOC139148146 gene encoding uncharacterized protein gives MQFYTVFVALVCLAALNAEAKPAKDEQSGQKQRKRFAIPYKPSKPEQKKENWGGTTDGYQWGTEDYNQYNQWSTEGYNQYNQWSTENYDQYNQWTTENYYWWTTEGYYPNGPHDYLGDDIISRIIIDLESALGTQLCMNFSFSFPVGYQCGDFCMPAEFICDSYYDCIYYFDDESEAACQARRDVESIFELCYAISEDCYEDDYAYDCITSYDDYSGSSYYSPIYWYQICDGYPDCADGSDEYGCGTDCPCYNTGDYIPCEWYCDGMDDCPYGEDEQGCGCTFGCFVYEYDDYYGDYYEVWGEIPCDWECDGAWDCVYGEDEAEYMCGPQYFTCPAGYSDDIYCSEFPYSYICDGYEDCFDGSDEEYCDGYYGYKRDKSNDKEEEVSKSSMKEKGKLRHYDDVHFRIDQQAKRANKRDLTGVVFKKKENLPKERHYMKTPKQSEKMREMKRKKRSADNGKQSEKMQKMQKMQEMKRKERSADNGKQAEKMREMKPFKKRSADNGKK, from the exons ATGCAGTTCTACACGGTGTTTGTGGCGTTGGTGTGTCTTGCTGCTCTCAATGCAGAGGCCAAGCCGGCAAAGGATGAGCAGAGTGGCCAGAAACAG CGAAAGCGTTTTGCAATTCCTTACAAGCCCTCGAAGCCCGAGCAGAAGAAGGAAAACTGGGGTGGGACGACCGACGGTTATCAGTGGGGGACCGAAGATTATAACCAGTACAATCAGTGGTCGACCGAAGGTTATAACCAGTACAATCAGTGGTCGACCGAAAATTATGACCAGTACAATCAGTGGACGACTGAAAATTACTATTGGTGGACGACCGAAGGGTATTACCCGAACGGTCCCCACGACTACCTTGGGGATGACATCATATCTAGAATCATCATTGACCTTGAATCTGCACTCGGAACTCAAC TTTGCATGAACTTCTCGTTCAGTTTTCCTGTGGGCTATCAGTGTGGAGACTTCTGCATGCCAGCCGAATTTATCTGCGATTCATACTATGACTGTATCTACTACTTCGACGATGAATCTGAGGCGGCCTGTCAAGCCAGGCGGGATGTCGAATCAATATTTGAAC TTTGTTATGCGATTAGCGAAGATTGTTACG AAGACGATTATGCTTATGACTGCATCACTAGTTATGATGATTACAGTGGCAGTTCCTACTATTCACCAATCTATTGGTATCAAATCTGTGATGGCTATCCAGACTGTGCTGACGGAAGTGATGAATACGGCTGCG GAACCGACTGCCCGTGTTACAATACCGGTGACTATATTCCTTGCGAGTGGTACTGTGATGGCATGGATGATTGCCCGTATGGAGAAGACGAACAAGGAT GTGGTTGTACCTTCGGCTGTTTTGTATATGAGTATGATGACTACTATGGTGATTATTACGAAGTGTGGGGAGAGATCCCGTGCGATTGGGAGTGCGACGGTGCCTGGGACTGCGTCTACGGCGAGGATGAAGCTGAATATATGTGCG GTCCACAATACTTCACATGTCCGGCGGGTTACAGTGACGACATATACTGCTCGGAATTTCCCTACAGTTACATCTGTGATGGCTACGAAGACTGTTTCGATGGCTCGGACGAAGAGTACTGTGATGGATATTACG GGTACAAAAGGGATAAATCTAACGACAAGGAGGAGGAGGTGAGCAAGTCGTCGATGAAGGAGAAGGGTAAGCTGCGTCACTACGATGACGTGCACTTCAGAATTGATCAGCAGGCCAAGAGAGCCAACAAGAGGGATCTGACTGGTGTTGTGTTCAAGAAGAAGGAGAATCTACCGAAAGAGCGCCACTACATGAAGACTCCAAAGCAATCTGAAAAGATGCGAGAGATGAAACGTAAGAAGAGGAGCGCCGACAACGGCAAGCAATCTGAAAAGATGCAAAAGATGCAAAAGATGCAAGAGATGAAGCGTAAGGAGAGGAGCGCCGACAACGGCAAGCAAGCTGAAAAGATGCGAGAGATGAAGCCGTTTAAGAAGAGGAGCGCCGACAACGGCAAGAAGTAG
- the LOC139148754 gene encoding delta-like protein A translates to MRFYTVLVALACLAVLAVEALPSKNRRMDKEQRVAERNNATQCLNGGSYDTDSQGNLWCLCPDEYTGRYCETRFPNCSSGDECYNGGSCILKPWGVGQYWCVCPPEYTGYQCEIKFPECNNGDECFNGGTCVAGYFGDYYCACPEGYTGYQCEREF, encoded by the exons ATGCGTTTCTACACGGTGCTTGTGGCATTGGCCTGCCTTGCTGTACTTGCCGTAGAGGCACTGCCTTCAAAGAATCGACGTATGGACAAGGAACAG CGAGTAGCCGAACGAAACAATGCGACTCAATGCTTGAACGGCGGAAGCTACGACACAGACAGTCAGGGTAATTTGTGGTGTCTGTGTCCCGACGAGTACACGGGGAGGTACTGTGAGACCA GATTTCCCAATTGCAGCAGTGGTGACGAGTGTTACAACGGCGGTTCGTGCATATTGAAACCCTGGGGCGTTGGGCAGTATTGGTGTGTATGCCCACCTGAGTACACGGGATATCAATGCGAAATAA AATTTCCCGAGTGCAACAATGGTGACGAATGCTTCAACGGTGGCACCTGTGTAGCAGGCTACTTTGGCGATTACTACTGCGCATGCCCCGAGGGTTACACTGGGTATCAATGCGAAAGAG AGTTTTGA